In a single window of the Raphanus sativus cultivar WK10039 chromosome 9, ASM80110v3, whole genome shotgun sequence genome:
- the LOC108824646 gene encoding F-box/FBD/LRR-repeat protein At4g26340-like — protein sequence MGNISELPEDLLLRILSFVPTKYIVATSLVSKSWRCLWTKVSRLTYDSCELEGQYDPVKTRRFRQFLKKSMLLHQPRALETLYMDFRRRSLGIDITPWIRTDVLCNLRELEVYDRNGPHVSFRLPSVLFTCEKLVVLKLRCMIDVQLPSTVSLPSLKTLHLINSLFLLNDESIRIIFSSCPLLSDLRLDHHVMSNLHIVMPSLQRLTIVTDSGYEPLPIFLDHYIPSLEISTPSLKYLNIEDSASTFCVRVSIRCPSNVEDTSIYRRMVQLELSMCGGVYEELLIHMLKRSINLSVLRINSKFKTLDLWKQPSSVPPCLLSSLQTLEWRGYNGSCAEMVVVSYFLKHALCLKTAKITTESSDLFEKTTGYLLSMPRGSTTCRLVVGVMN from the exons ATGGGGAATATCAGTGAGTTGCCTGAAGATTTACTCCTGAGGATATTGTCATTCGTTCCAACAAAATATATTGTGGCGACGAGTCTTGTCTCAAAAAGTTGGAGATGTCTCTGGACAAAGGTGTCTAGACTCACGTACGACTCGTGCGAGCTCGAGGGTCAGTATGACCCTGTTAAGACTAGACGATTCcgacaatttttaaaaaagtctaTGCTTTTACATCAGCCTCGTGCTCTTGAAACCCTGTACATGGACTTTAGGCGACGTTCATTGGGCATAGATATTACACCGTGGATTAGAACCGATGTTCTATGCAACCTACGAGAGCTCGAGGTTTATGATCGTAATGGTCCTCATGTATCATTCCGTTTGCCTTCTGTCTTGTTTACCTGCGAAAAACTTGTTGTCTTGAAACTCAGATGCATGATCGACGTGCAACTTCCTTCGACGGTCTCTCTCCCATCCCTCAAAACTCTGCACTTAATTAATTCCTTGTTCCTGCTCAACGACGAATCCATTCGTATTATTTTTTCCAGTTGCCCTCTATTATCCGACCTTAGACTGGACCATCATGTTATGTCCAATTTGCATATCGTAATGCCTTCACTACAGAGATTGACCATCGTAACAGATAGTGGCTACGAACCCTTGCCTATTTTTCTGGATCATTATATTCCGAGTTTAGAGATAAGCACTCCTTCTTTGAAGTACTTAAACATCGAAGATTCGGCGTCCACATTCTGTGTAAGGGTTAGTATCAGATGTCCATCGAACGTCGAG GATACAAGCATCTACCGTCGGATGGTACAGTTGGAGCTGAGTATGTGCGGAGGCGTGTATGAAGAATTGCTTATACATATGCTCAAACGTTCTATAAACTTATCGGTTCTCAGGATTAACAGT AAATTCAAAACCTTGGATTTGTGGAAGCAGCCTAGTTCTGTTCCTCCATGTTTGCTTTCGAGTCTTCAAACTCTGGAGTGGAGAGGATACAACGGGAGCTGCGCCGAAATGGTGGTGGTGAGTTATTTCCTGAAGCATGCACTATGTTTGAAAACGGCAAAAATCACAACTGAATCATCTGACTTGTTCGAGAAGACGACGGGTTACTTACTTTCTATGCCAAGAGGTTCTACAACTTGCCGGCTTGTGGTTGGAGTAATGAATTAA